In Nitrososphaerales archaeon, the genomic stretch GGAGAAAGGTTGAGCGAATATACCCCGATCGTCCGATAGCGGCCGTGGGTGCTGTAATAAAGAAAGAAGATAAAGTGCTATTGGTTAAGAGGAGGTTCGAACCGGGTGTAGGGAAATGGTCCATACCCGGAGGTTTGATAGAGTTAGGTGAAAAGGTTCACGATGCGGTGGTGAGAGAAGTAAGGGAGGAGGTGGGTTTGGTCGTAAAGATCGAAAGGCTGATCGATGTAGTAGATAATATAGTATACGATGAGGAAGGGAGGATTAAGTACCATTATGTAATAGCAGATTATTTGGTCTGTCCGATTTCAGGGGAGTTGAAGACCAGTGATGAGGTTGTAGAGTTAAAATGGGTGACGAAGGAGGATTTGAAGGGGCTCGATCTGACCCGTACGTGCAGAAGGCTCTTGGAGCAGATCGGATTCATCAACGAATAGATAATGACAATTCTTTCAATTCTCTCAAGCTTTTAAATCATGGTTTCCTATGAATAGACGTGTACTTTTAATCTATTTTTCATGGAGAGGTGCTACCAAGAGAGTAGCTTTGGATATAAAGAGAATGTTAGAGGAAAAGTATCACCTCGAAGTTTATGAGATTAAACCTATGGTTGAATATGGCTATTTCGGTTGGCTCATCAGATCATTTATACCAAACAGTAGGGTCCCGATACATCCATTACCATTCGATCTAACTCGTTATGATTTGATCTACTTGGGCCTTCCAAAATGGGCCTTTAGCTGCCCACCGATCAACGAATATCTACATTTAATGAGTGGAGCAGAGGGTAAAATGTTCAAGGTATTTCTGACTTATGGGGGTTTTGATGAGGATAGATATTTGAAAGCTTTTGTAAGGAAGCTCAGATCTAAAGGGATCAACGTGGTTACAACGTTAAAGGTCAAGCGGAGCCGAATAGGCGGAGAAGATTACTTACGAAGTTTAAATGACTTCGTAAGTAATCCTTAATGCACATGGATACGTATGATATAAATGAAAATTATATTTACATTACTATTTACATTTTTTATTTACACACTTCGGCTCGATCGATGAATCTTAGGAGACTTCGTTAACCTATCATTAAATGATCATCGATCAGATGATAACCACTCTTATCTCTGTGATCCTATCGATCCTTAAGAGATTTAATGCGTTGAACAGGATAAGCAAGGATCGTAAGCTCTGAAGAGTTGTTCTGCGAGCTTCTTCAACTCCTCCTTCGGTTTATCTATGTTCATACTCAGTAATGCGTAAAGATCTTCTTCTATATTCGTCGTATTCATCCCGGTCGGAATTATCAAATTCGCTCCACGGATTATGCCATTCTTGTCGACCGTGTATTCATGTATTAATACTCCTCTCGGTGCTTCGACGACCCCAACACCAGTACCATCTTTAGTCTGCTTTGGCCTTTCTTCGTCTTTTAGCTTAACCGCAAGTTCTTCAGCGATTCTAATGACCTCTTCCGCATAATGTACCATTTCTAGCGCTTGTGCAAGGTTGTTATGGAATGGATTATCGCTAGGGAACTTTACTTGAGAACTTTCGAGCAGATCCTTAGCGATTGGATTGAGCCGATCCTTGAATAGATTGATCCTTGCAATGGCTCCTACGTGAAATCCATGCCCGTCTATCACACAGAACTTTGAGTTTGAGTATGGCTTGAAGACCTCTTTTATGTAGTTTCTATACGCCCTTACATCCGCATTCAATCCTCTATTACTCACGAGCCTTCCAGCGTAGACTGGAAAGTGCTTACCATCATCTATCGCAAGATATTCCGTAGCTCTTTCAAATTCAGGGTATTTAAGGTTCGCAAAGGTATTGAATGTCTCGATACAATCGTTCATTATACTCTTAAAGTCCTTCACGATCCTTCTCATATCCGCCCTCGTCGGTAATTTGGCAAATCCGCCCGGGATCGAGTTGATCGGATGAACCGCTCTACCACCGACGATTTCGATCGCCCGATTGCCCACACTCCTCATCTTTATACACCTCTTCACCAAATCTGGGAACTTCGAATAAAGATCCGTAATGCCATTTACACCTAGGTAATCTGGCGATGCAAGAATGTACAGATGAAGCGCGTGATCATGGATCATCTCAGCAGATAATGTCAATCTTCTGAGCATCCTGGTCTGTTCTGAAACTTCAATACCCATCGCATCCTCTAAGGCTTGGACTGCACAGTGGTTGTGAGGTACTGGGCAGACCCCACA encodes the following:
- a CDS encoding NUDIX hydrolase gives rise to the protein MGVTLRRKVERIYPDRPIAAVGAVIKKEDKVLLVKRRFEPGVGKWSIPGGLIELGEKVHDAVVREVREEVGLVVKIERLIDVVDNIVYDEEGRIKYHYVIADYLVCPISGELKTSDEVVELKWVTKEDLKGLDLTRTCRRLLEQIGFINE
- a CDS encoding Ni/Fe hydrogenase subunit alpha — its product is MIYDEFVTQIEGHGRIHFEIVNDKVVEVRLEIHEGSRFFESFLRGRRADEVPQMVSRICGVCPVPHNHCAVQALEDAMGIEVSEQTRMLRRLTLSAEMIHDHALHLYILASPDYLGVNGITDLYSKFPDLVKRCIKMRSVGNRAIEIVGGRAVHPINSIPGGFAKLPTRADMRRIVKDFKSIMNDCIETFNTFANLKYPEFERATEYLAIDDGKHFPVYAGRLVSNRGLNADVRAYRNYIKEVFKPYSNSKFCVIDGHGFHVGAIARINLFKDRLNPIAKDLLESSQVKFPSDNPFHNNLAQALEMVHYAEEVIRIAEELAVKLKDEERPKQTKDGTGVGVVEAPRGVLIHEYTVDKNGIIRGANLIIPTGMNTTNIEEDLYALLSMNIDKPKEELKKLAEQLFRAYDPCLSCSTH